From Oculatellaceae cyanobacterium, one genomic window encodes:
- a CDS encoding DUF3119 family protein — protein sequence MTTTSSTIPAQDIELKPSYTIPLVLVIAAIPMLLVQAFASLAIAAFGLFLLFQAATIRLKFTETALDVYRSEKLIRRFPYQDWQNWEIFWTPVPILFYFKEVKSIHFLPILFDPKMLKTCLEQRCPVSSKP from the coding sequence GTGACCACAACATCTTCGACAATACCAGCCCAAGACATTGAGTTAAAACCTAGTTATACAATACCTTTGGTGCTTGTGATTGCTGCTATCCCTATGCTGCTAGTGCAAGCATTTGCGAGTTTAGCGATCGCAGCTTTTGGATTGTTCTTGTTGTTTCAGGCTGCAACAATCCGTCTAAAATTTACTGAAACAGCATTGGATGTTTATCGATCAGAAAAGTTAATTCGGCGCTTTCCTTACCAAGACTGGCAGAATTGGGAGATTTTTTGGACACCAGTGCCAATTTTGTTTTACTTCAAAGAAGTCAAGAGTATCCACTTTCTCCCAATTTTATTTGACCCTAAAATGTTAAAAACCTGCTTAGAGCAACGCTGCCCAGTTAGCTCTAAACCATAA
- a CDS encoding NAD(P)/FAD-dependent oxidoreductase, with amino-acid sequence MSSPKTPSMLRLTEIKLPLDHDESEIQAAILKKLQITAADLISYSIFKRSYDARKRGEIFLVYILDIDTTKEKRLLQRFKKDPHVMATPETTYRFVAQAPKNLANRPIVIGTGPCGLFAGLLLAQMGFRPIMLERGKSVRDRSVDTFGFWIKKRLNPESNAQFGEGGAGTFSDGKLYSQVSDPHHYGRKVLTELVNAGADPEILYINKPHIGTYRLVKIVQNMRARIESLGGEIRFESRVEDIHIDQGQVRGVTLASGEYIASNHVVLAVGHSARDTFQMLLDRGVYIEAKPFSIGFRIEHPQSLIDRCRFGSRAGHPVLGAADYKLVHHCQNGRSVYSFCMCPGGTVVAAASEPGRLVTNGMSQYARDESNANSAIVVGITPDDYPGSPLAGMDLQRRLEEQAFKLGGETYYAPGQLVGDFLNQRPSTTLGTVQPSYKPGVQLGDLSTSLPDYAIAAIREAIPAFDQKIPGFAMNDAVLTGVETRTSSPIRIKRQEDCQSINTAGLYPAGEGAGYAGGILSAGIDGIRVAEAVALSMLNANERILLNSK; translated from the coding sequence GTGAGTTCGCCTAAAACACCTAGTATGCTACGCCTCACAGAAATCAAACTGCCCCTGGATCACGACGAAAGTGAGATCCAAGCCGCCATTCTCAAAAAACTGCAAATCACAGCCGCAGACTTAATCAGCTACTCAATTTTTAAGCGCAGCTACGATGCCCGCAAGCGAGGAGAAATATTCCTAGTTTATATCTTGGATATCGACACCACCAAGGAAAAACGCCTGCTGCAACGCTTTAAAAAAGATCCCCACGTGATGGCGACTCCCGAAACGACTTATCGCTTTGTTGCCCAAGCTCCCAAAAATTTAGCAAATCGCCCGATCGTAATTGGAACAGGCCCCTGTGGACTGTTTGCAGGGCTGTTGCTGGCTCAAATGGGGTTTCGCCCGATTATGCTAGAACGGGGCAAATCCGTGCGCGATCGCAGCGTCGATACCTTTGGTTTTTGGATCAAAAAAAGGCTTAATCCTGAATCTAACGCTCAGTTTGGTGAAGGCGGCGCAGGTACTTTTTCCGATGGGAAACTCTACAGCCAAGTGAGCGACCCCCATCACTACGGGCGTAAAGTACTTACCGAGTTAGTCAATGCTGGGGCTGATCCCGAAATCCTGTATATCAATAAACCCCACATCGGCACATACCGACTGGTGAAAATTGTCCAGAATATGCGTGCCAGGATCGAATCTTTGGGAGGCGAAATTCGCTTTGAAAGCCGAGTAGAAGATATTCATATTGACCAAGGGCAGGTGCGCGGTGTCACCCTAGCCAGTGGAGAATATATTGCCAGCAATCATGTCGTGCTGGCAGTTGGTCACAGCGCCAGAGATACCTTTCAGATGCTACTAGATCGGGGTGTGTACATTGAGGCTAAACCCTTTTCAATTGGCTTTCGGATCGAGCATCCCCAATCTCTCATTGATCGTTGCCGCTTTGGTTCCCGTGCTGGTCATCCAGTTTTAGGTGCGGCAGACTACAAACTCGTCCACCACTGCCAAAATGGTCGCTCCGTCTATAGTTTCTGTATGTGTCCTGGTGGTACAGTGGTTGCTGCTGCTTCTGAGCCTGGGCGACTGGTAACAAATGGGATGAGCCAATACGCCCGTGACGAGTCAAATGCTAACAGCGCGATCGTTGTCGGCATTACCCCCGATGACTATCCTGGCAGCCCCTTAGCAGGAATGGACTTGCAACGCCGTCTGGAAGAGCAAGCTTTTAAGCTGGGCGGTGAAACTTACTATGCCCCTGGACAACTGGTGGGTGATTTTCTTAACCAACGACCCTCTACTACACTAGGTACGGTGCAGCCTTCCTACAAGCCAGGGGTGCAATTGGGGGATTTAAGTACAAGCTTGCCGGATTATGCGATCGCAGCTATCCGCGAAGCAATCCCTGCCTTCGATCAAAAAATCCCAGGCTTTGCCATGAATGATGCAGTCTTGACTGGCGTAGAAACCCGCACATCATCGCCGATTCGGATTAAGCGCCAAGAAGACTGCCAAAGTATCAATACCGCCGGACTCTATCCGGCTGGAGAAGGGGCGGGATACGCTGGAGGCATTTTATCTGCTGGCATTGATGGCATTAGAGTAGCGGAGGCGGTTGCCTTGAGTATGCTGAACGCGAATGAGCGTATTTTATTAAATTCAAAATAA
- a CDS encoding P-loop NTPase fold protein: protein MSLNIAKFYQACNPSPLVVSNAEDRKYYIDFSSVRGVNIVRELGRSIKLSVDQPTCNLFTGHIGCGKSTELQLLKAELEKQGFHAVYFESSQVLEMADVDVTDILLAIARQVSESLQAIGIKLQPGYFADLFTSIQELLQTPLDFEGEFSIGIAKITAKTKDSPNLRSKLRQYLEPRTNSIINAINQEILKPAQERLKQKGKKGLVVIVDNLDRLDNSIKPNGQIQPEYLFIERGEQLNQLHCHVVYTVPLILVFSNALGRLANRFGRDPKALPMVPVELRQGGGECKEGMALLSQMVMARAFPDENIVKRYDLITEVFDSNKTLERLCRVSGGHVRNLLMLLRRCLEREDPPLSQACIEDVIKQRRNELSLGIDENEWALLREVAQQQIIRGEEKYQTLVRDMFVFEYRDNEGSWFDINPILKEAKEFQL from the coding sequence ATGTCACTGAATATAGCGAAATTTTATCAAGCGTGTAATCCTAGCCCTTTAGTTGTAAGCAATGCTGAAGATCGCAAGTACTATATTGATTTCTCATCGGTACGAGGTGTCAATATTGTTCGAGAGTTGGGGCGAAGCATCAAGCTTTCTGTGGATCAACCAACTTGCAATTTATTTACAGGGCATATTGGTTGTGGGAAATCTACAGAATTGCAGCTACTTAAGGCAGAGTTAGAGAAACAGGGATTTCATGCTGTTTATTTCGAGTCTAGCCAAGTTTTGGAAATGGCAGATGTTGATGTCACAGATATTCTGTTAGCGATCGCTCGCCAGGTAAGTGAAAGTTTACAAGCTATTGGCATTAAGCTACAACCAGGTTATTTTGCTGATTTATTTACCAGTATTCAAGAATTATTACAAACGCCACTAGATTTTGAAGGTGAGTTTAGTATAGGAATTGCTAAGATTACCGCTAAAACAAAAGACAGTCCTAATCTTCGTAGTAAATTAAGACAATACCTAGAACCACGCACTAACAGCATCATAAATGCGATTAATCAGGAAATATTAAAACCTGCTCAAGAAAGGCTTAAACAGAAAGGTAAAAAAGGTTTAGTTGTTATTGTTGATAATCTTGATCGCTTAGATAATTCCATTAAACCAAATGGGCAGATACAGCCAGAATATTTATTTATAGAACGGGGCGAACAGTTAAATCAACTGCATTGCCATGTAGTGTATACAGTGCCATTAATATTAGTTTTTTCTAATGCTTTGGGTAGGTTGGCGAATAGATTTGGTCGAGATCCCAAGGCTTTGCCAATGGTTCCTGTAGAGTTGCGTCAAGGCGGTGGTGAATGTAAAGAGGGGATGGCACTTTTATCACAAATGGTGATGGCGAGGGCTTTTCCTGATGAAAATATAGTTAAACGCTACGATTTAATTACTGAAGTTTTTGATAGTAATAAAACTTTAGAAAGACTTTGCCGAGTTAGTGGCGGTCATGTGCGAAATTTATTGATGTTATTGCGGCGCTGCTTGGAAAGAGAAGATCCACCTTTATCGCAAGCGTGTATAGAAGATGTAATTAAGCAGCGACGAAATGAATTATCTTTAGGAATTGACGAGAACGAATGGGCATTATTACGGGAAGTAGCACAGCAACAAATTATTAGAGGTGAAGAAAAATATCAAACTCTTGTACGGGATATGTTTGTATTTGAATACCGAGATAATGAGGGGTCTTGGTTTGATATCAATCCAATTTTGAAAGAAGCTAAAGAGTTTCAGCTATGA